From the genome of Solanum pennellii chromosome 6, SPENNV200:
TACTATGGACCTTGACCAACGAGTTAGAGATGAAGAACAAGGAGTGTGAAGAGATGGAGAAGAAAATAACCAGAGcagaagtttttatggataaTGTGATGAGTCAAAAGGAGGAGATGGTCAAAAACTACAATGAAGGTGTGTTTTCCTTTTGCCTCTTTGCTGTAAACTAGTTACATAGTATATGTATCTCTATCTTATTGCTTCACTTTTAACATAATGCTAAAAGATACATCTGGCAAAATTTGTAACTTGTATCATGAAGTTGTGCTCATTCTTTTGCTGTGTTCCTCCTCTAATGTTGTATGATCTGTTTACCAGAGATGGAGATGATGCGGCATAAAGCGTTCCATCAGCTCGATGATGTTATACGTGAGCATGAGAAAAGCAAAATGCAACTTGAagctcaaaaacaacaattgaTGCAACAAGAACTGGAATTGAGAAAACGTGAAGCACTGAATGAGAGTGAGAAGAGAAAGCTTCAGCTCCAGAAAGAGATGGTAAAAAAGAGGCATAcagaaaattactttatttttttttgcaggtGATGCTTCAACAAAGGGAAAGTAGAGATGATACTCTTTGGGTCTCTAAGATACTGCAGTTGTTCCTTTTAAAGATGTTTAGCATAATTTTTATCTGATTTAAAGGAATTTGAATTATTCGAGCATATCCAGTGTGGTTAACACCGCCTTTCTGCTAACACTTTGCTTGCCTGATAATATGGTTACAGGAATTAATTCGAATACCAGGTCCGTAGATGTCTTCTGATGCTTTAGCCTGATAGCCATTTGAAATTCTTTAACTGCAGAATGAAAGGGCAATATTGGAGCAGAGAAATGCAGATGAGAAAATGCTGCAATTGGCTGAAGATCATAAGGTGTGTTGTGCTATTTTGGCTTAATACAGCCTCTTTGAATACAGAATACTCCATAAGTTTTAGCAATTGACTTTGAGCTTATCCTTGCAGAGAGTAAAGGAACAACTTcataaaagaataattgaaCTGGAAGCGAACCTTGATCAGAAGCAAGCACTACAGTTGCAGATTGAGCGCTTAAGAGGTTCAATGGAAGTGATGCGACTCATGAATGAGGAAGGCGACGTCGAAGCTAAGAAGAAACTGCAGTCAATTCAAGAAGAAATCAAGGAGAGTGAAGAAGAACTTGATAGCTTGGAAACACTGAATCAAGCTCTAATTATAAAGGAAAGACTTACAAATGATGAGGTGCAGGAAGCCCGTAAAGAATTAATCCATGTGagtattttacctttttaattcatcttcataaatatttgtttataatgAAGCAATGTGATTTTACTCTACGAAAATTGGAGGTAAATATATATGCTTTAGATAGGTTTTGGTTACTTTATTCTTGTCCACCAAAGTAACACGCATTTCTATTTACCAGCACGAGCAGTGAATCCTTCTATTTGTTAAGGAGTGAGTACACCATAGATCTGCCTTTTAGGAAGTCGAGCAGACGCTTTTCATTCTTCACGCATTTGCTTCAATGATAATTGCCCATTAATTAGTTTGTATTGGGATTCAATCTAGAACTACATCTTCACAATCAATAAAATGCTCAGCAGtgttaaaaagaagaaaaaagaatagtGCCAGGACATATTGGTATTTGCTAGCAAGATCCAGTGCCTAGATGAATTCTTTTAGCTGCCGTTCCACTGCTTGAAACAGTATGCCCACCTACATTATGTGCCTTTGTCATTGACAAGTTTGTATCTGCTAAAAGTGTAAAATTCTCTCAATAAAATTCTGGAGATATGCATTACAGAGGAACCTTCTGGAGATGGTAAATCTAACTTGGTAGTTTATTTTACTCCTAGAATTGTTTTTCCCCTCCATGTATGCCCTTGCTTTAATCAATGTAATTTTCTACATTCATGAATCACGatcataaacattatttttttggtcattTGAATTATCATACTTGTTTGGTTTATCATACTTCTTCCTCTTTAATGTTTATTTCCAGAGATTCTCATTCATGATCAGCCAAAGCTTGCTAATAAAGCTCATGCATTAAATTGGCATCTGAAAACGTTTGCAGTAGTAGCTGCAAGCtgtatatttttaaatgtacGTTGCTTTTATATCTAGAATAAAGGAATAGAATTACAGACCTACAAATCAGCCTCCATGATTCTAAAGTTTATAAAAGTATTTGTGTAACATGAAAAGATGATTTCAGTCTCAACCTGCCAACCAGTACTGTATGAACAGCAATTTTATGTGCAATCTTCATTTCTTTCCCTTTGCTCTAGTTAATTAgtgctttcaattttttttcacgCAGGGTTTAAGGGAGAGCCGTGCTTTTATCGGTGTCAAGAGAATGGGGGAACTTGATGGGAAGCCATTCCATGCTGCTgccaaaagaaaatttaatccTAAAGAAGCAGCAGAGAAAGCAGTGGAGATATGTTCGTTGTGGGAGGATTACCTGAGGGATCCAAACTGGCATCCTTATAAGATTATCCAAAAGGGTCATACTGCTGAGGTATGTACACTTTTTAACTATTATTACATatattctttgtttttgttttttgaaatatctacTTGTGCTTAGGAAataattgatgatgatgatgagaaaTTGAAAGAACTAAAGGCCGAATATGGTGATGAAGTTTATCAATCTGTTGTAACTGCGTTAAACGAGTTGAATGAGCATAACCCCAGTGGCAGGTACCCAGTACCTGCGTTGTGGCATTACAAGGAAAAAAGAACTGTGTCATTGAATGAAGGAGTTAAACACATAATGAAGCAGTGGAAGGCCCATAAGAAGAAATTAAGATAAAGCATTTGACTAAAGTTTGAGGGGAAAGAAGTAGGAGAGTTGATTGTCCTAGTATTAATCCTAGTAGGCAAGCTGAACTATTAATAGGAGTTCAGATTCTGCAAAAACTTCATTAGTTTTGCTCTAAATTTCAGACGAGACAGTTTGTTCTTTATCTGCTGCTTTCTTTTGTCATTAGATAGATTGCAGCTTCAAGTATTGTGTGAATTTTGAGCACAAACAGGCAACAGGTAGAAATAAGCATTTGATAGGACAGAGAGCTATTTTACAGAGGAATACTCTGTAATTTCACAGCACACTGCTGTCATTCTCTTCATCATCAAAGCCTGTCCATTGGTTTTTCAGGAATATTGCCTGATTCATCTTTTTCTCACTCATTTATACTGTgattctttgtttctttttattggCTAAGTATTTGTGTAGATTGAGTAAATGattttattggttatattgATCTCACTTCTCTTCGTTATTGTGTTTCCTACAGAAGACAATGTTTCTACTTTCACGAGGTAGGGGTAATGCTACCTACACTCACTTTCTTTAGATCATAGTTGTTGGATTATTAGTATATGGAGTAAGAGTTTAATTGGAGATTTGATGACCCCCAAGTAAATATGATTATATTGTGGAACGTGCAAATCTCTACTCAATTATCCAGACATACACAATTTCTTGTGCTTCATGGATGTCTATACCTTAAGAGTTGAAATAACCTTTGAAATTCCCATGAAATTGTGCTCTCTGCTGTCCCTTCATAAAGTCTACTTGGGAATTGCGTATTATAGTTTAACAATGTAATCCTATATGTAATAATAAACcgatttaaaagggctaaaaaaaaggattttacGTTGGAAAATGTATGTGTTATTATCATGTAGAATTCACTTATAAGACTACAAATTTATCCTGGGATGTTACTTACATTCCACTACTTTTAATGGCTCAACTTCCTCCCATGAATTTCCTTTTCAACAAATGAGAGCATGTTTAAATGCCAGAAATTGTCCATTTAAAACACAGTAGCTACCAGAAATGGATTATTCGCAATCAAATTGGAACAAAATTTCAACTACcaagatatatattttcaatcaaGCTTACTACAAATTACTGAAATACAAATAGTGAAATCACATTTACCTCATGAGGATAAAAAAGAGGACATTCATCAAATCAAAGTATACTAAAACAGTAACAACAAAACAAGTAGAATAACCGTAAAATAGATTTCATACTAAATTATATAGTCCTAATAGAAGCTGCGGGCTACATGTTTTTGCAGCCGCTTCAGCTCTTCTCTATCATCTACGCTTCATCCCTTCCCAAATCCCTATTACAATTTCTCCacaaaattcatcaatccttcccCTTTCACCTCCAACAAAAAAAGgtccaaaaatatataaaaaaaagaacccCATTACcagaaaaacttcacttttcCATAATCCCAATTCCAGAAAAagcattttctttttctaactaCTTTCACTATCTCCCAAAATACCCATTAACAACCATAGTCAAACAgacacatataaaaaaaaattactactaCTTTTTTTCTCACTTTTCACACTATTTAAACTCTG
Proteins encoded in this window:
- the LOC107023869 gene encoding factor of DNA methylation 4-like, whose translation is MSHRRSGKSRSTDSEFEELKYKYYKDLRDEKVKISRSGKYFKCPYCQDSSREYDSQELLRHSSRIGIDSRSASFRDKARHLGLFKYLDRYIHVDKNTSESSRRRCSERSGEGSQYTKSNPVEPSQVTEKSEGGGNFYPPAARTIEAVDRPVDGAEEPLRREKQNAENRVVLEPPPKSTKDGMQPQPLLASSKPGISKTKDDLIVFPWMGIVANIPIEYKEGKRVGKSGTNLKKLWIEKGFNPLKVHPLWNYKGHTGYAIVEFKGDWSGFMNAIAFEKAFELDKHGKRDWNSVRHPDSNLYAWIARDEDYNAGSFIGTYLRKHGDLKSVSGIQEENKRKDSRLLWTLTNELEMKNKECEEMEKKITRAEVFMDNVMSQKEEMVKNYNEEMEMMRHKAFHQLDDVIREHEKSKMQLEAQKQQLMQQELELRKREALNESEKRKLQLQKEMNERAILEQRNADEKMLQLAEDHKRVKEQLHKRIIELEANLDQKQALQLQIERLRGSMEVMRLMNEEGDVEAKKKLQSIQEEIKESEEELDSLETLNQALIIKERLTNDEVQEARKELIHGLRESRAFIGVKRMGELDGKPFHAAAKRKFNPKEAAEKAVEICSLWEDYLRDPNWHPYKIIQKGHTAEEIIDDDDEKLKELKAEYGDEVYQSVVTALNELNEHNPSGRYPVPALWHYKEKRTVSLNEGVKHIMKQWKAHKKKLR